The Breoghania sp. L-A4 sequence GATGAGGCCGCCACGATCTACCGCGGGCTTCTCAACTCCCGCCGCATCAAGGTGGTCGACCCGCGCGTGCTGGTCTGGGATAGCGTGTTTGATGCCTATGTGCCGATGCCGGCCGCACCCTATTTTGTCGGCGTGCAGGCGCGCATGGACCGCGAGCGCGGCTTCTGGTGGTCGGAATCGAACAAGCCGATCAACGGCATCGCCGGCATCAACCGGCCGGTCTCCTATGGCGACCAGACCGACTATCTCAACGAGAATGATGTCGCCACGATCGTCAACATCGACGGCACGGGGTTCCGGACGTGGGGTAACCGCGGCTGCGGTTCGGAAAGCCTGTGGAAGTTCTTCTCCGTCGTGCGCACGGCCGACTTCATCAATGAGGCTCTTGAGGCGGCGTTCCTGGAGTTCGTCGACCGGCCGTTTTCCAAGGCCAATCTGAAACTGGCCATCGAGAGCGGTAACGCCTTCCTGCGCACGTTGCGGGCAGAAGGCGCGATCCTTGGCGGCAAGATGTGGATCGATCAGGATCTCAATGAGGCGAGTGAGCTGGCGCAAGGCCGGATCACTTTTTCGGTGGAATTTGAACCGCCGGCGCCGATGGAAGACATCCGCATCATCGCCTACCGCAACATCCTCTACTACGACCGGCTGATCGCCGATGTCGTTAGCGAGATCGAGGGCGGCGCTCTCACGGCTGCCTAAAGCGCCGCGCGCGACGCGTCGCATCATCAACGCCGGGCTTATTGCCCAAAATTTCCATATCCGATCAGCCTATCCACGTTCAACCATCATTGGTTGCGCGCGCGCTGATCCTGTGAGGATCACCCATCATGTCGGAATTGCCGCGCTACATCCTGCGCGACTGCACGATCTTCGTCGACACGCATTCGAAGATTGGCCAGGCCTCGGAAATCACGCTTCCCGTGCCCACCGAGAAAGTCGAAGAGCTTCGCAACGCCGGCATGATCATGCCGATCGAGGTCAAGCTCGGTTTTGAGAAAATGGAAGCCGGCTTCAAGCTGACGGCTTTCGATCCGCAGGTGATCAAGCTGGTCGGCCTCAAGGCCGGCGTCGAGAAGGCCTTCATGGCCACCGGCGCTCTGGTCGACGAAGACGGCACCGTTCACCCGGCTGTCGCCTATATGCGCGGCTTTCTCAAGAGCCATGATCCCGGCTCCTGGAAGCCCGGTGAGGTCGGGGAGAGCGATCACCCGATTTCGCTGCGCTACTACAAGCTCGAGGTCGACGGCGAGGAACTGCTCGAGGTTGATCCCTTCGGCATCTCGGTCGGCGGCGTCTCCCAGACCGGCGACATTCGCGGCGCGCTGCTGTTGAGCTGAGCCGACCGCGCGCTGCCCCTCCCACATTTCATTTCTGAGCACAGGTGCTGACCATGACTGACGTATCCATCTCCCTTTCCAAACCCATTGAGCACGAAGGCAAGACGGTCACGAGCATGACCTTCCATGAGGCGTCGCTCGGCGATCTGGCGGTGACGGACGCCGCCGCCGGTGGCGTCGCCAAGACGATCCTGCTGCTGGCGGCGCTGTCCGGGCAGACCGAGGAACTCGTGCGCAAGATCAAGGCTGTCGATCTGGATGCGATCCTGGAGAAGGTGGAACCGCTCACGGGAAACTTCTTCAAGGCGAACGGGTAGTTCGCCGCTTCGCTCATACGATCTCGCGCCGGCGTTGGCGCGAGATCGCGGCGCTGATCGCGCATGTGCTGCACACGCCCCTGCCGCAGGTCCTGGCGATGCCGCCTGATGAGGCGCTCGCCTGGCATGAGATCGCCGCGCGGATGATCGGCGGAAACCCGGAAAGCTGACATGGCCGTTCTCAATTCCACCTTGCGCGTTGGCCTCGACGACCGGCTCACCGGCAAGGGCCGGGGCCTGTTCGGCATGCTCAACCGGTTGTCCGGGCAGGGCGGCGGATGCAGTCTGGGCTCGTCGGCCAGCAGGCGACAGCCGGCGTCACTGCTATGACGCGGCGGCTGGTGGCACTGAGCGGAGCCTATATCGGTTTCCGCAACACGCTGGGGGCGTCGTTCAACTTTGAGGACAAGTTCGCCGAGGTCCGCAAGGTGATCGATACGACACCGGCGGCCTGGCCGCGTTGCGTGATCAGATCCTCAAAATGTCGACGAGCCTGTCTGGTATCTCCGCCGGCGGGCTTGCCGAGATCATGGCGGAAGCCGGCCAGGCCGGCATCGCCATGGAGCGGCTTGGACGTTTCACCAACTACACGGCCAAGGCGTCGGTCGCCTTCGACATGGCGGCGGGAGAGACCGGCAGCACATTCGCCAAGCTCGGCAACGTCTATCAGCTCAATCAGCAACGGCTGGAGCATCTCGCCGATGCGACGAACCTGCTGTCGAACAACATGGCGGCCAAGGCCAGTGAGATCCTGAATTTTACAAACCGCGCGGCCGGTGCGGCCGACGTGCTCAACCTGCTGCCGGAACAGATGGCGGCGGTGGGGGCTGCGATGACGGCCGCCGGGGTCGTGCCGGAAACTGCCGCGCGCGGTCTCAACGCGTTCTCCAACAAGATGGTGAAGGGCGGGCCGAAGATCGAACGGGCGTTCAAATCCATCGGCCTTTCGTTCAAGCAGTGGTCCAAGCTGAAGAAGGAGAACGGCCCTCAGGCGATGCGGCAGCTGTTTGAATCGCTGAACAAGGATTCCGATGGCGCCCGGGCCATGCAGGATCTGTTCGGGCAGGATTTTTCCGACGATTTCGGCAAGCTGATGAAGAACCCGAAGCTGTTGGCCCAAGCCTTTCAGCTCGCAGGCGAAGAGGCGCGGATCGCCGGATCGGTGCAGGCGGAGTATTCCAATAAGGTTGCCACAGATATCGGCCGTATCCGCCGGCTGGGCAATCACCTCAAGGCGATCGGCATCCGGCTCGGCAACATGGCGGCCGGGCCGCTGGGCGCGGCGGCCGAGCGCATCAGCGGGATTTTCGACACGCTCGATCAACGCGTAACGGTGTTTGACAAGATCAAGGCCGGATTGGATGGCCTGGCCGCGGGCCTGGGCTTCACCGACGCGGGTGGTGCGGCATCAAGCTTTGCGGATTGGCTGGAAACCAGCATCTTCGGCCAGCTGGAGAGTTTTGAGCAGGACACCGACCGGTTGGGGCGCATCTCCAATCGGTTCATGGAGATCGGCCGGAATTTCCGCTCGGCTTTTGATGCCTTCACTGGCGGGCAGGGCGCCGGCGTGGCGATGGCCTCCGCCGGCGCGGGCCTGTCCAAGCTCGGCGGAGCGATGACATTGGGCGGGGCCGTGGTGCTCGGCCTGACCGCGGCCAAGCTGCTGCGGTTTTCAGGAGCCTTGGCAGCCCTTGGTTTGGGAAGCCGCCTCGTGCGCTTTGGCGTCATTGCGGCGGGGCTGTCGCAACTGGCAAGCTCCGGTGGTGAAATGAGCGCTGTGGACTGGGCTGTCTCCGCAGCCGGCGTCGGCATGCTCGGCGCTGAGTTGTTCAAGCTGGGTCGCGGTGCGACGGCTGCCTATCGCGGATTGAAGACCGTTCTCACCGGCGCAAAGGCGCTCGGCGCCGGTGCCGCTACGGGCGCCGCAGCCAAAACCGGCCTGCTGTCGGGCCTGCTTGCCAATCCGCTCGGCGCAGGTGCGGCGGCACTCACGGGTGCCACGGCATTTGGGATGTGGGCGGCTGCGAAATCCGATCCCAACGCCAAAAACAAGGATCTGATCGCGGACGCGCAGCGCCGCAACCGGACAGGCTCCGGTGTGCCGGTCATTCCGCGTGGCGATTATACGCTTGGCGGATTCGGAGGGTTTCGCGGGCGGACAAAGGCGCGCAAACCGGTGACGGCTTCATCAACGCGCCGCTCGCCTTCCGCCGCAGCGAGGCCTATGTCGCCTCGCTGCCGTCATCGCGTGGTGGTGCGCTTTCTGGTGGGCGCCTGGGCCCGTCCGACGTCAAGCTGATGGGACAGCCGATCGAGGCCATCGTGCGGCCACTGGGCACGCAGGACGTGCGGGTGACCAATCCGCCAACCTTGAGCGTGCCCGTCTCGGTGACGGTGCATGCAACATCTTCGGCCGACCCTCACGCGATCGGCAGCGAGGTCGGCCGGGCGACGGGGGCCGCGGTTGGTGACGCCCTTCGCGAAACCTATGCGGACTGATCAACAAGAGGCGAGGCCACATGTCGGGACCGACGGGAATGGCGCTGGGGCGTTTGCCTTCCAAGCGCTGGGATTTTCTTACACTGATGTTGCGCGACGGCTGTCGACGCCCTGGGCCAAGGTTGCGGTGGCCCAACGTCTGGACGCGCAGCAATGGACGGGCCCGGGCGAGGATGAAGTCTCGATCAAGGGCGTGCTGTTTCCCGAAGAGTTCGGCGGTGGCGCCAGCCTCGATGGTTTGCGCGCCGCGGCGCTCGTCGGCGTGCCGTTGATGCTCGTGTCCCTGGGTGGCCGGGTCTTTGGCTACCACACGATCCAGGGGATCGATGAGGATCGCGGGTTTCACGACGCCTTCGGGGCACCACGCCGCAACGCCTATGTGATCAAGCTGCTGCGCTACACGGGCTCGCCGTCGCCCTCAGCATTCAATTCGTTCGTGTCGCTCTTCGCCTGAACTTCAAGGAATATCCATGACCGAGATCCTGCGATCCACGACCGGCGACACGGTCGACCTGGTGGCGCTGCGCGCTTACAGCCGCACCGATAGGGCGACCGAGGCCATGCTTGCCGCCAACCCCGGCCTTGCCGCGCTCGGCGTCGTACTGCCGCTTGGAACGGCGGTCACGGCTCCCGATCTCGATGTCGAGGCACCGGCCATTGATCTCGTAAAACTGTGGGACTAGCCGATGCATCCCAAAGTCATTGTGACCGTCGACGGCAAGCCCGTCGCCGGCGCCTTCTACGAGCGGCTGGTCTCGCTGGTCATCACCGACCGCGACGGCAAGCGCTCGGACAGCGTCGCGATCGAGCTGGCGGATGGGCCGCCGGACTATCTCGCATTGCCGCGTCGCGGCGCCGTGATCCGGGTGCAACTGGGCTATGTCGAGACCCGCGTGCGCGATATGGGGGCTTTTGTCGTCGATGAAGTGTCGGGCAACTGTCTGCCCTATGCGCTACGCATCACCGGCCGCGCGGCCGATCTGCGCGACGGCAAGCTGAAGGAGCGCAAGGAGCGGCATTGGGACCGAAAATCGCTGAGCGATATCGTCAAGCAGCTCGCGGATGAAAATGGTCTGACGCCGGTGATCACCGGCTCCATCGGGAGC is a genomic window containing:
- a CDS encoding phage major tail tube protein, encoding MSELPRYILRDCTIFVDTHSKIGQASEITLPVPTEKVEELRNAGMIMPIEVKLGFEKMEAGFKLTAFDPQVIKLVGLKAGVEKAFMATGALVDEDGTVHPAVAYMRGFLKSHDPGSWKPGEVGESDHPISLRYYKLEVDGEELLEVDPFGISVGGVSQTGDIRGALLLS
- a CDS encoding phage tail assembly protein, which translates into the protein MTDVSISLSKPIEHEGKTVTSMTFHEASLGDLAVTDAAAGGVAKTILLLAALSGQTEELVRKIKAVDLDAILEKVEPLTGNFFKANG
- a CDS encoding phage tail tape measure protein, with protein sequence MSTSLSGISAGGLAEIMAEAGQAGIAMERLGRFTNYTAKASVAFDMAAGETGSTFAKLGNVYQLNQQRLEHLADATNLLSNNMAAKASEILNFTNRAAGAADVLNLLPEQMAAVGAAMTAAGVVPETAARGLNAFSNKMVKGGPKIERAFKSIGLSFKQWSKLKKENGPQAMRQLFESLNKDSDGARAMQDLFGQDFSDDFGKLMKNPKLLAQAFQLAGEEARIAGSVQAEYSNKVATDIGRIRRLGNHLKAIGIRLGNMAAGPLGAAAERISGIFDTLDQRVTVFDKIKAGLDGLAAGLGFTDAGGAASSFADWLETSIFGQLESFEQDTDRLGRISNRFMEIGRNFRSAFDAFTGGQGAGVAMASAGAGLSKLGGAMTLGGAVVLGLTAAKLLRFSGALAALGLGSRLVRFGVIAAGLSQLASSGGEMSAVDWAVSAAGVGMLGAELFKLGRGATAAYRGLKTVLTGAKALGAGAATGAAAKTGLLSGLLANPLGAGAAALTGATAFGMWAAAKSDPNAKNKDLIADAQRRNRTGSGVPVIPRGDYTLGGFGGFRGRTKARKPVTASSTRRSPSAAARPMSPRCRHRVVVRFLVGAWARPTSS
- a CDS encoding phage tail protein, with protein sequence MRTDQQEARPHVGTDGNGAGAFAFQALGFSYTDVARRLSTPWAKVAVAQRLDAQQWTGPGEDEVSIKGVLFPEEFGGGASLDGLRAAALVGVPLMLVSLGGRVFGYHTIQGIDEDRGFHDAFGAPRRNAYVIKLLRYTGSPSPSAFNSFVSLFA
- a CDS encoding tail protein X; translated protein: MTEILRSTTGDTVDLVALRAYSRTDRATEAMLAANPGLAALGVVLPLGTAVTAPDLDVEAPAIDLVKLWD